The genomic window ACGGCGAACGGGGTCGCTACGTTACGCAGAAAGGATATCGAGCACGATATGGCGGAGCTCGGCAGGATCATCGAGCGGTATTCTCCTTCGGAGCTCCTCGTAGGCGTCCCTTACAGGAGCGACGGCAGCGTGGGTAAAAGGGGGGAGGAGATAATGAGGTTCGCCGGGATATTAAAGGACGCCTTCAACATCCCCGTCACTTACTGGGACGAGAGTTTTTCAACAGCCGACGCCGAGCGTTTTCTCATAGGCGCTGACGTAGGGCGGAAGAAGAGAAAGAAGGTGATAGACAAAATGGCCGCCGTATATATACTAGCCGAGTACCTCGAATCGAAGAGGTCTCAGAAGAAGGGGGATCAATGAACGATGCCGTATGCTCTGGCTAACGGTATGAACATATATTACGAGGTACACGGGGAAGGGTATCCTGTCGTGCTCATCGGGGGCCTCGGCAGCCAGGTCGAGAGCTGGGCG from Thermodesulfobacteriota bacterium includes these protein-coding regions:
- the ruvX gene encoding Holliday junction resolvase RuvX, coding for MRILALDVGTKTIGVAVSDELGITANGVATLRRKDIEHDMAELGRIIERYSPSELLVGVPYRSDGSVGKRGEEIMRFAGILKDAFNIPVTYWDESFSTADAERFLIGADVGRKKRKKVIDKMAAVYILAEYLESKRSQKKGDQ